The genomic segment CGCCAGACCACCCGATACAGGTCCCAGAAATGAAAATGTTAATGAACAAACAAATCCAAGAGTAATAAAAAAGCGATTTTTCACCGGTACTGTTTCCTGCTTATTTATATTCTTTGTTTATATAAGCCGGTTATCCCACCAAGCCCATAATGTCATTCAGCGTGGCAAACACCATTAACCCGAGAATGAGAATCAATCCAATACGAAATCCTAATTCCTGGGTTTTTTCACTCAGTTTTCTCCCCAAAGCTGCTTCGAAACCGTAAAACAGCAGATGTCCCCCATCCAGCATCGGTATCGGCAAAAGGTTGATAATACCCAAATTTATCGAAATCATGGCAATAATCGAGATATAGGAAAATATGCCTTGCTCAGCAGATTGGCTGACCACCTGAGCAATCTTGATTGGCCCGCCCAGTTCCTTGGCGGAACGGTCTCCGAACAAGATCTGCCCCAACCCCCGAAACGACATTTGAATAATGTCCCAGGTCCGTTCGACGCCGGCCCAGAATGCTGCGGGCACACTAAGCTCACGGATTTCTGAACGCCCTACGGAACGCACCCCGATAAGGGCAACCCGTTGAATATTTCCGTACCCGTCATCCACTTCTTCAAGGCGCGGGGTCAGGCTCACTTCAATGAGACGTCCGCCCCGGTCAATCTCCAGACTGACCGGTTCCTCCAGATTGAGCATGATTCGGGTTTTGATGTCATTAAAGCTTTCGACAGCAACCCCATCCACAGAAACAATACGATCATTCGGCTGTAATCCGGCCTGTTCAGCGGGGCTTCCGGGCACCACCTCATCCACAATCGGCGGCGTATAGATCTGCCCAAAAGTTATGTAAAACGAGGCCAGAATCAATACCGCCAGCAACAGATTTGCAAAAGGACCGGCAAAAACAATCGCCGCGCGTTGCGGTAGGCTTTTATAATGGAAGGCGACCTTTCGTTCTTCCTCACTCATATGGGGAAGGGAGCCATCAGGAGTGCTGGCGGCACTGGCATCGCCAAAGAATTTGACATATCCCCCCAGCGGAATATAGCTGATCTTCCAGCGGGTTCCTTTCCTGTCAGTCCAGCCCCAGATTTCGCGACCAAACCCGATGGAAAACACCTCTACCCGCACACCGCACATCCGGGCCACAATGTAATGGCCCCATTCATGGATAAAAACCAGAACGGAAAGGGCGACGATAAACGCCCCGGCATAAAATATAAACGAAAATAGAGTATCCATGACCCGTCTTTATTTCTCTATCAGTTCGCCGGCAACACGTCTTGCTTCCTGATCCACATCCATCACAGTTTGCAAACATGTCAAAGGGGATGCCCCTATCGTCTCCAGCGTTGTTTCAACGATCCCGGCAATATCCAGGAACCCTATTTTCCCCTCCAGAAATGCATATACGGCAACTTCATTCGCCGCGTTGAGGATAGTAGGCGCACTTCCCCCGGTTTGCAATGCCTCTCTTGTCAATTTTAGGGCCGGGAACTTGTTAGTATCGGGTTCGGAGAAGTCCAACCGGCCCAACTCCGCCAGGTTAAGCTCTTTTGCCGGGGTTTCGATCCTTTCCGGCCAAGCCAGGGCATAGGAAATAGGCGTGCGCATATCGGGTGACCCTAATTGCGCCAGGACGGAGCCATCCACATAAGACACCATGCTGTGAATAACGGATTGCGGATGTACAAGGATATTGATCTGATGTTCTTCTACCGGGAACAGGTGATATGCCTCGATCAGCTCCAGCCCCTTATTCATCATGGTGGCTGAATCCACAGAAATCTTGGCCCCCATATCCCAGTTGGGGTGGGAAACGGCTTCACGGGGGCTGACATACGCCATTTCCTCGCGGCTTTTGGTGCGGAACGGCCCGCCCGAAGCGGTCAGGGTGATATGGGCCACCTTCTTCGGTTGGGCAAAATCAAAAACCTGAAAAATCGCATTATGCTCTGAGTCCACCGGCAGCAGGGTCGCATGATGATCACGCACCTCTTTCATCATCAATTCCCCCGCACAAACCAGGCATTCCTTATTGGCCAGCGCAACCGTCGCGCCCCGACGCACCGCATTGAGCGTCGGCCGCAGCCCCGCGGCGCCGACGATGGACGCCATCACCCAATCCGCCTCCATCAGGGCCGCCTCGCTCAGCGCCTGCTCACCTGCTGCGGCGATAATGCCGGTTCCCGCCAGAGCGGTCTTCAGCTCCGCATATTTCGTTTCATCGGCCAGGACCGCCATGCGGGCCCCGAAAGCGATAGCCTGTTTTGCAAGTTTTTCTACATTGCTGTTGGCGGTCAGAGCCAGAACTTCAAACCGCTCCGGATGCCGCCGGATTAAATCCAGCGTATTGCAACCAACTGACCCTGTGGATCCCAGAACGGTAACCCTGCGAACCGCATTGTCCTGTTTTGCATCCGGCATTCCCATGAAATTCAAGCTCCTACAGCATGAAATAATAATAGGCGGCAACAACCGGGGCCACAAAAATAATTCCATCCACCCGGTCCATAACTCCCCCGTGGCCGGGAATAATAGCCCCGGAATCCTTGACGTTGAAATGCCGTTTCAGGGCGGATTCAACCAGGTCTCCGACCTGGCTCCACAACGCCATGAGACAGGCCGCAACGGCCATCATCAGCAAAGGTGTAAATGCCATGACATATGCCGCTAGGGTTCCGGTTATCCCGGCAAACACCATACCGCCAATCAGTCCCGCCCAGGTTTTTTTCGGGCTAATTCGGGGCGCCAGCTTTGGCCCGCCAATCTTTTTACCGGCAAAATAGGCACCGGTATCCATCGACCAGACAATAATCATCATCCATAAAACAATCAAGCCGCCCTGTTCTTCATAATGGCGCAGATAGATCAGCCCCACCCCCGGCAGAACGGCATAAAGCAGGCCCACAAGGCCCCAGACAAGGCTGGCACCACTCCGCCATGCGACAAGGAGCAAAACCGCCACATACGCCGCGACCCACTCCCCCTTCGGCGAGATTGCCTCACTGGTGGCATAAGCCGCCGCCAGCAGTCCTGCAACCTGCACCGCAAAGAGGAGCCAGGGGGTGCGTCCTTCACAAATGTTGTCCCATTCAAACAGAATCAGCCCAGCCATCAGAACCACAAGCAGAAAATACGGCAGGCCGCCATACAGAATCGCCCCAACAGCGATAGGCAACATAACGCCTGCGGACAATATTCTGATGGTAAGGTTATTCATGGGCGCCCTGACACATCCGACATGCGAGCGGCTCAGGGCCGCGCCCCGTAGCGGCGTTCGCGTTTGTTGAATTCCTCTATGGCGCCCTGAAGAATATCCTCGTTGAAATCGGGCCATAAAGTATCAATAAAGATAAACTCCGAATAGGCCGCCTGCCAGAGCAGAAAATTGCTCAACCGCTGTTCGCCACTGGTGCGAATGATCAGATCCGGATCCGGTATGTCCGCCGTATACAGATGATCGGAGAAGAGTTTCTCATCAATCATGTCGGGGTCAATGTCCCCGGCCTTGACCTTGCGGGCAATTTCCCGAGCGGCACAGACGATTTCTGCCTGTCCCCCGTAATTTAGGGCAAGGATAAGCTGTAATCCGGTATTCTGGCGGGTTTTTTCTTCCGCCTCAGCAATCAGCTTGAGGATCGAAGGACTCAACCGGTCACGCCCGCCGATAAAACGCAGACGCACATTCTGACGGTCCAGTTCGGTGACTTCATTCTGAAGGTAATGGCTCAACAGCCCCATCAGATCCCTCACCTCATCTTCGGGCCTTTTCCAGTTTTCCGATGAAAAGGCATAGAGGGTCAGATAGTTCACCCCCAGCGAGGAACAGGTCCGGACACAGTTCCGGACCACTTCGGCCCCCTTGCGGTGTCCGGCAACCCGCGGCAAGAGGCGCTTTTTGGCCCAACGTCCATTGCCATCCATAATGATGGCAATGTGTTGCGGCGGGGTCAGCGCCCCTGCCTTGGCCGAAATTCTGCTTGCCTCTTTCACCACGTACATGCACAAATTCCTGTAAAATCCCGTCAAACTTGCATGATTTCTTTTTCTTTGGCGGCTGTCAGCCGGTCAATTTCGGCGATTTTTTCATCAGTCAGTTTCTGAACCTTGTCGGCCAGAACTTTTTGTTCATCTTGACTGATTTCACCATCTTTTTCCAGCTTCTTGATGTGATCCATGCCGTCGCGTCGCACGTTACGCACGGCAACACGTGCCTGTTCCGCATATTTCCCGGCAACCTTGGTCAGTTCCTGACGACGTTCTTCATTCAGCTCCGGTATCGGGATGCGCAAAGTTTGACCGTCGACGACCGGATTAAGGCCCAGTCCCGCGTTACGGATCGCCTTTTCCGCGGCGGCCACCATTCCCTTGTCCCAGATCTGCACCGAAATCATGCGCGCTTCCGGTGTTGAAATCGTGCCGATCTGATTGAGCGGCATCTGTGAACCATACGCTTCAACCACGACCGGATCCAGAAGATTCACGGACGCGCGGCCGGTTCTCAGGCCGGAAAATTCGGTTTTCAGATTTTCAATAGCGCCCTGCATGCGCCGGTTCAGATCCTTTAAATCAAGCTCAGAAGACATGACTATTCCTCCTGACATATCTTGGTAAACTGGCCCTCATCCTTAAGGACTCGGGCGAATTCACCGGGTTCGTGAATTGAAAAAACAAGAATGGGGATGTTATTTTCCCGGGCCAGCGCGATAGCCGAAGCATCCATGACCTTCAAATCCTTGGTCAGCACCTCACGATAGCCGAGCTGTTGATATCGTTTTGCGGTCGGATCCTTTTTGGGGTCCGCCGTATAAACCCCGTTGACCTGGGTGCCCTTCAGCAGGGCATCGCAATTCATTTCTGCTGCCCGCAACGCCGCCGCCGTGTCCGTGGTGAAAAAGGGATTGCCGGTGCCGGCCGCAAACACCACCACCCGGCCCTTTTCCATATGGCGGATCGCCCGACGCCGAATATAGGGTTCACAGACCGAAGCAATGGGAAATGCCGACTGAACCCGCGTATCCACATCTATATTTTCCAGCGCATTCTGAATCGCCAGAGCGTTCATCACCGTGGCCAGCATGCCCATATGGTCTGAGGAAGTCCGGTCAAACCCCCTGGCCACGCCGGTCATGCCCCGGAAAATATTTCCGCCGCCGACCACAAGACACACTTGCACCCCCATTTCCCGAACCGTTTTGATTTCCCCGGCCACCCGGGTCACCATATCCGGATCAATTCCGTATTCCTTGTCGCCCATCAGGGCTTCGCCGGAAAGCTTCAGGAGGACGCGTTTGTATCGAGCCTCATCAGACATTTTGGCCACCTTGATTCAGATAGTAGTTAACATCATGCCACCCGGATGATTTGAGTCAGACAGGGCACAACTTTATTGTTATTGTGCG from the Luteithermobacter gelatinilyticus genome contains:
- a CDS encoding isoprenyl transferase, with the translated sequence MYVVKEASRISAKAGALTPPQHIAIIMDGNGRWAKKRLLPRVAGHRKGAEVVRNCVRTCSSLGVNYLTLYAFSSENWKRPEDEVRDLMGLLSHYLQNEVTELDRQNVRLRFIGGRDRLSPSILKLIAEAEEKTRQNTGLQLILALNYGGQAEIVCAAREIARKVKAGDIDPDMIDEKLFSDHLYTADIPDPDLIIRTSGEQRLSNFLLWQAAYSEFIFIDTLWPDFNEDILQGAIEEFNKRERRYGARP
- the rseP gene encoding RIP metalloprotease RseP; this translates as MDTLFSFIFYAGAFIVALSVLVFIHEWGHYIVARMCGVRVEVFSIGFGREIWGWTDRKGTRWKISYIPLGGYVKFFGDASAASTPDGSLPHMSEEERKVAFHYKSLPQRAAIVFAGPFANLLLAVLILASFYITFGQIYTPPIVDEVVPGSPAEQAGLQPNDRIVSVDGVAVESFNDIKTRIMLNLEEPVSLEIDRGGRLIEVSLTPRLEEVDDGYGNIQRVALIGVRSVGRSEIRELSVPAAFWAGVERTWDIIQMSFRGLGQILFGDRSAKELGGPIKIAQVVSQSAEQGIFSYISIIAMISINLGIINLLPIPMLDGGHLLFYGFEAALGRKLSEKTQELGFRIGLILILGLMVFATLNDIMGLVG
- the pyrH gene encoding UMP kinase, which encodes MSDEARYKRVLLKLSGEALMGDKEYGIDPDMVTRVAGEIKTVREMGVQVCLVVGGGNIFRGMTGVARGFDRTSSDHMGMLATVMNALAIQNALENIDVDTRVQSAFPIASVCEPYIRRRAIRHMEKGRVVVFAAGTGNPFFTTDTAAALRAAEMNCDALLKGTQVNGVYTADPKKDPTAKRYQQLGYREVLTKDLKVMDASAIALARENNIPILVFSIHEPGEFARVLKDEGQFTKICQEE
- the frr gene encoding ribosome recycling factor: MSSELDLKDLNRRMQGAIENLKTEFSGLRTGRASVNLLDPVVVEAYGSQMPLNQIGTISTPEARMISVQIWDKGMVAAAEKAIRNAGLGLNPVVDGQTLRIPIPELNEERRQELTKVAGKYAEQARVAVRNVRRDGMDHIKKLEKDGEISQDEQKVLADKVQKLTDEKIAEIDRLTAAKEKEIMQV
- a CDS encoding phosphatidate cytidylyltransferase, giving the protein MNNLTIRILSAGVMLPIAVGAILYGGLPYFLLVVLMAGLILFEWDNICEGRTPWLLFAVQVAGLLAAAYATSEAISPKGEWVAAYVAVLLLVAWRSGASLVWGLVGLLYAVLPGVGLIYLRHYEEQGGLIVLWMMIIVWSMDTGAYFAGKKIGGPKLAPRISPKKTWAGLIGGMVFAGITGTLAAYVMAFTPLLMMAVAACLMALWSQVGDLVESALKRHFNVKDSGAIIPGHGGVMDRVDGIIFVAPVVAAYYYFML
- a CDS encoding 1-deoxy-D-xylulose-5-phosphate reductoisomerase; protein product: MGMPDAKQDNAVRRVTVLGSTGSVGCNTLDLIRRHPERFEVLALTANSNVEKLAKQAIAFGARMAVLADETKYAELKTALAGTGIIAAAGEQALSEAALMEADWVMASIVGAAGLRPTLNAVRRGATVALANKECLVCAGELMMKEVRDHHATLLPVDSEHNAIFQVFDFAQPKKVAHITLTASGGPFRTKSREEMAYVSPREAVSHPNWDMGAKISVDSATMMNKGLELIEAYHLFPVEEHQINILVHPQSVIHSMVSYVDGSVLAQLGSPDMRTPISYALAWPERIETPAKELNLAELGRLDFSEPDTNKFPALKLTREALQTGGSAPTILNAANEVAVYAFLEGKIGFLDIAGIVETTLETIGASPLTCLQTVMDVDQEARRVAGELIEK